The Bombus vancouverensis nearcticus chromosome 11, iyBomVanc1_principal, whole genome shotgun sequence DNA window ACGTAATGTCAAGATAATAGTAAACAGCTAAGTACACTATAGTAAAGTAACACTATAACTACCGATGATTATAGTATACAatgtgtattttaataaaaataattacaataaaaaatcattCAAATTCACAAAAATGGAGtgttgtatatttataaaagatagTCTCAGAATTAACATCTCTCCAAGTTTCGCAAACTTAGATCCGCATCACTTTACGGCCTATAAAACATCCTCGAACTTCGAGAAACCTGCagtcgaaaaatatctcagaaatcGATACGGCACAATTTTTCGGGGCAAATCAGTCTCGTCAGCCGGTCGCGGTTACTCCTTTCACGCGGCGAAATATTCGAAagtaaagagagaaagagaacgagaaaaaaaagaagaaaattcaacAGCGTCGAGTTTCAACCGGTCAACACACCGGTCGATATTACAAAACCTGGAACGATTATAACTCGCAACGGGTAAATCGATAGTGGCGATCgacaataataaatattctcgTGGTTCCCCCCTGCGCTTTTAGCGTATCACTGATTCGAAACGCTTCGTGTCTCGATAATCGAACCGGTGAGATATTCCAGTTTATGCATACCGGCCATTCTCGTTCATTCCTCTCGCGTTCTTGCGAATCCGTCGTTGTACGACACCTTTGGCCGCGAATCGTGTCGCCTCGAAATAACCGATGGTGGCGTTAGCGTTGGCAAGCTCTGGTAgtcattaattataattaatatcgatGCCGATAATGGCAAGCGCACCGTCGCCTCGCCGATCCGTATATTGCCGGGACATAGATCGGCGAGAACGCCTCTAACGTGTAAGTGCGCGCTATATATGTCCATATAAATTTCCATCTTCCATCGAGGATGATCGTTCCTGTTATACAGCCACGTTTATACAAGTGGTCAATTTGTAGGTTAGTTTGCTTGTTGGCTGCGACTATTAAAAAACAGAAGAATATAAACGACGAAGATGCACCATATAACgatagaggaagagaaagagagagctaATGTGCACGGTATAGCCCATCCGAGTCGTTAAAAGCTACACGAAAGGTATCGTCGACGTGGATTAAATGTTGCTCGTTATACGTGTCGTGGTTGTAAATCGTCGTTGTAAATCAATTGACCAGACTTGGTCGGACTGAACGACCTGATAAATAGGATTAACTGATTTACATGAACGAGATTCGTCCGGGCAGCATCGATCATAATCAACGCTCTCGATAGCGTAATCTAGAATTCATTTTCGTCAGCCATATAAGATTTCTTCCGACTCAAcggtcttttttctttttctttttttttttttttttgttttcttcttttcctcacTTGTTCGCTCTATAGGCGAATCCATGTCAGCATCCGATTGTGATCCTGAGGGACGTTGCCTCGTCCGATATGGAGTCGTTGCTGCGCTTCATGTACCACGGCGAGGTTCACGTGGGACAGGAGCAGCTGGCTGCCTTCCTCAAGACGGCGCAGATGCTTCAGGTTCGGGGGTTGGCCGATGTGAACAGCGGTGCTGCCACAGCGAAAATTCCACCTCCTTCGTCATCTGGTGGAAACAACGGTAGTGCACCggtaaatatgaattttaatctTTGAAATATTAAACTTAGTTTTAAATTGACTATCTAGTGTAATAACTGAGGGATATTTGATTTTCTCAGGCGACACCACGCAATCCGTGGCAAGATAACGGCAGGGGAGAATTGAACGAGGGTGCTTTGAGTCCTCCACCAGAGAAGAGACCTAGAAGTTATAGTCCACCGTTGGGTAACCACGTGGAGCAGAAAACTGACCTGCAGGAATCACTTCTGGGACAGGCCCTGGAAGGAGGACCCACGATACACACGACACCTACGAATAATGTACAGGTAGGAAGGAATTGT harbors:
- the LOC117166476 gene encoding uncharacterized protein LOC117166476 isoform X5 — encoded protein: MAASSSSSSGEQQYSLRWNDFHSSILSSFRHLRDEEDFVDVTLACDSSSFTAHKVVLSACSPYFRRLLKANPCQHPIVILRDVASSDMESLLRFMYHGEVHVGQEQLAAFLKTAQMLQVRGLADVNSGAATAKIPPPSSSGGNNGSAPATPRNPWQDNGRGELNEGALSPPPEKRPRSYSPPLGNHVEQKTDLQESLLGQALEGGPTIHTTPTNNVQTQSTGDESNSMSDEEEMSNNDSILNSVKTEPSDILNDSIEHHRNSFPTALLGIPGLIPGPSGIHAANQDPNYVKTVYG